AATACAACTATTACAACTTCAAGGGGAAGAATCCCCGCTACAACGAGATCATGACCCCCGTCGACATCTCCCGGGAAGTCTACGAAAGCGTCCACGGCAAGTAAGGGCCGCAGGAGCGGCAACTATGGTATATTCCGGGCCGGCGGTCGATTCCTTAGGGAGGTGCGTCTCGTCGATGCGGAAGATCCGGGCGGCGGTCGTGGGGGTCGGGTACCTCGGCCGTTTCCATGCCGAGAAGTACGCGGAGCTCCCCGACGCGGAGCTCGTCGCGGTGGTCGACATCGACCGCGGACGGTGCGAGGAGCTGGCCCGGAAACTGGGGACCCGGGCCTTCGTAGACTACAGGGAGGTCATCGACCGGGTCGACGCGGTCAGCGTCGTGGTGCCCACCCAACACCACCACGAGGTCGCGAAGGAGTTCCTCGAAAGCGGGGTCCACGTCCTCCTGGAGAAGCCGATCGCCGCGACGCTCGAGGAGGCCGACGATCTCGTCCGGATCGCGGGCCAAAAAGGGGTCGTCTTCCAGGTGGGGCACCTGGAGCGCTTCAACCCGGTGGTCCTGGCGCTCGACGGGGTCCTCCGCCGCCCCCGCTTCGTGGAGTCCGTCCGCATCGCCCCGTTCAAGCCGCGCGGGACCGACGTGAACGTCGTCCTGGACCTGATGATCCACGACATCGACATCATCCGCACCATCGTGGGGTCCGAAGTCAAGACGATCCACGCGGTCGGAGCGCCGGTCTTCACGGGGGAAGAAGACATCGCCAACGCCCGCATCGAGTTCGAGAACGGCTGCGTCGCCAACGTCACCGCGAGCCGCATCAGTTTAAAGAGCGAGCGCAAGACGCGGATCTTCCAGGCCGACGCCTACGTCTCCGTCGATTTCCAGAACCGCAAGCTGCTGGTGGCGCGCCGGGGGGAAGGGGAAATGATGCCCGGCGTGCCCAACGTCCTGGTGGAGGAGAAGAGCTTCGAGCCGGGCGATGCGCTCCGGGAGGAGATCTCCTCCTTCCTCCGTTCCGTCGCGACGGGCGCCCCCCCGAAGGTTTCCGGCAGGGACGGCCGGATGGCGCTGGAGATCGCGCTGATGATCAACAAAAACTTCCTGAAGGTGTCCCCATGATTCCGATGGTCGACCTGAAGACCCAGTACCGGAACCTGCGGGGCGAAATCGACGGCGGCCTGCTCGAAGCGCTGGAGAAAACGCAGTTCATCCTCGGGCCCAACGTGGCGGACTTCGAGCGGGAGGCGGCCGCCTACCTCGGGGCGAAGCACGCCGTCGCCGTGGCTTCCGGGACGGACGCGCTGCATCTCGCCCTCCTCGCCGCAGGGATAGGTCCCGGGGATGAAGTCGTCACCTCGCCGTTCACCTTCATCGCCACCGCGGAAGCCATCCGCTACGTGGGAGCGATGCCGGTCTTCGCGGACATCGACCCGGGCACCTTCAATCTCGATCCGTCGAAGGTCGAGGCGGCGCTCACCCCCAGGACCCGCGCCGTCCTTCCGGTGCACCTTTTCGGGCAGCCCGCGGACATGGCCGCCATCGGGGAGATCTGCCGGAAGCGCGGGCTCCTCGTCGTGGAGGACTGCGCCCAGTCCTTCGGCGCGGCCGCCGGCGGGCGCATGACGGGCACCTTCGGGCTCCTCGGCGCCTTCAGCTTCTTCCCCAGCAAGAACCTCGGCTGCTACGGCGACGGCGGGATGGTCACGACCGATTCCCCGGAGCTGGCGGAGAACGTGCGGATGCTGCGCAACCACGGGAGCAAGGTGCGGTACCATCACTCCGTCATCGGGTTCAACAGCCGTCTCGACGAGCTGCAGGCGGTCGTCCTGCGCGTTAAGCTGAAGCGGATCGACTCCTTCAACGAGGGGCGCCGCCGCGTCGCCCGGCTCTACTCCGGACGCTTCACGGGCACGCCGGTGGTCCCTCCCGCCGAGGACGGCAGGGGAACCCACGTCTATCACCAGTACACGGTGCTGACGGAGCGCCGCGACGCCGTCATGAAGGCGCTGGCCGGCCGCGAGATCGCCTCGGCCGTCTACTATCCGGTGCCCCTCCACAAACAGGAGGTGTTCGCCGCGGAATGCCGCGGCCTCTCGCTCCCCGTCGCCGAGGAGACCGCGTCCCGCTGCCTGTCTTTGCCCATCTTCCCGGAGATGACCGACGCCCAGGCGAACGAAGTCGCCGACGCCGTGCTGGGAGCGGTTTAAGGGGTACGCGCCGGTCAGCGCACCATGCTGGGCCGCTTGGGATCGTAGCTCCAGCCTGGGATCAGGATCCGCATGGCCGCGGCGTCGTCCCGCGCCCCCGCCCCTACTTTCCTGTAGAGTTCGTGCGCCTCCCCGATCCGGCCCATGTCGATCTCCACGCCCAGCCCCGGCTTCTTCGGAACCTCCACCATCCCCGCGGCGATCCGGAACGGTTCCCGGGTCAGGCGCTCCCGACCCTCCTGCCAGATCCAGTGGGTATCGATGGCGGTGATCCGCCCCGGGGCGGCGGCCGCCACGTGCGTGAACATCGCCAGAGAGATGTCGAAATGGCTGTTGGAGTGCGACCCCCAGGTCAGCCCCCATTCCTGGCAGACCTGCGCGAGCCGCACCGACCCCTGCATGGTCCAGAAGTGCGGGTCCGCCAGCGGGATGTCGACGGCGTCAAGGCGGACCGAATGCCCCATCTGCCGCCAGTCGGTTGCGACCATGTTCGTCGCCGTGGGGATCCCGGCGGCGCGGCGGAACTCCGCCATGACTTCCCGGCCCGAGTAGCCGTTCTCCGGGCCGCACGGGTCCTCGGCGTACGCCAGCACGTCCTGCCGGCCGCGGCAGATCCGGACCGCCTCGTCCAGCGACCATGCCCCGTTCGGGTCGAGCGAGACGCGGGCGCCGGGGAAACGCCGCGCCAGGGCGGCCACGGCTTCCATCTCGGAGGCGCCGTCCATCACGCCGCCCTTCAGCTTGAAATCCGCAAACCCGTACCGCTCGTGCGCCGCCTCGGCGAGGCGGACGATTTCACCGGGCGTCAGGGCAGGCTCGTTGCGCAGCCGCAGCCACCCGTCCCCGGCGCCGGGATCGGCATGGTAAGGAAGATCGGTCCTGCCCCGGTCGCCGATGTAGAAAAGGTACGCCAGCATTTTCACGGCGTCCCGCTGCTGCCCGGCGCCCAGCAGCGCGGCGACCGGCATCTCCAGGAACTGTCCGAGCAGATCCAGCAACGCCGCTTCGATCGCAGTGAGAACGTTGTCCGCGCGGAGGTTGATCTCGTGCGGCTGCGCAAGGACCGCCGCCTCGCCTTCGGAGGCCACCTCGTGCACGATGGATCGGACCGCCGCCGCGCCCCCCCCCGTCAGCCGGCTCCGCACGCCGTTGACGATGTCGTTGAAAGCGCCGATCGGTCGGCCGACCACCAGCGGCTTGACCTTCTCCAGCGTCCGGCGGATCCCCTCGCCCCCGGGGACCTCGCCGGCCCCGGTGCGCCCCGAACTGTCCGAAAGCAGCACGACGTTCCGGGTGAAAAACGGGCCGTGCGCGCCGCACAGGTTCAGCAGCATGCTGTCCCGGCCGGCGACGGGGATGACCTGCATCCCCGTCACGACCGGCACTCGCCCGCTTTTACCTTTCGCCGACATATTCATCGGATTTCCGAACCGCTATTTCGGCTCCAACCCAAGCTGTTTCACGAGCTTGCCGTAATCCCCGGAGGCCTGGACCATGAACTTGCCGAAATCTTCCGGCCCCAGGTAGAGCACCGGCTGGGAGATCTCCTGCATCGACTTCCGGAAATCCGGATCGGCGCAGACCTTTTTGAACACGTCGGCGTAGTAGGCGATGACTTCCTTCGGCGTGTTCTTGGGGACTGCGATCCCCTTCACCGACCCCCAGGTGTGGAACCTGATCCCCTGCTCGATCAGGGTGGGAACGTCCGGAAGGGACGGGTCGCGATCCGGGGTCGCGATCGCGATGGCCCGGACCCGGTTCGATTTGAGCGGGACGATGACCTCGGAGGGATGCCCACCTCCCATGTCGGTCTGGCCGCCCATCAGGGTGGTCATGGCCTCCGCGCCGCCCTTGTGGGGAATCGAGGTGATCTCGATCCCGGTGGTGGAGGCGATCCCCCGGATGACCAGGTCGACGGCGCCGGCGGTCAGTCCCACCGAGGCGGTGAGAGGCCGCTTCTCCTTTTTCGCCAGGTCGATCAGTTCCTTCATGTT
This is a stretch of genomic DNA from Thermodesulfobacteriota bacterium. It encodes these proteins:
- a CDS encoding tripartite tricarboxylate transporter substrate binding protein → MGIRIRSGMAIVAALALAGAIVVAGGAEAAGWVPKEPVTVIVPGAAGGSTDLLGRAVEKVWSKYCPQPLLVVNKTGGGGVVGATAVARAKPDGYTLALGYGSGHDLVMPHIQKVEYNPFRDLEPVARLSIHTVVVLVPASSPAKNMKELIDLAKKEKRPLTASVGLTAGAVDLVIRGIASTTGIEITSIPHKGGAEAMTTLMGGQTDMGGGHPSEVIVPLKSNRVRAIAIATPDRDPSLPDVPTLIEQGIRFHTWGSVKGIAVPKNTPKEVIAYYADVFKKVCADPDFRKSMQEISQPVLYLGPEDFGKFMVQASGDYGKLVKQLGLEPK
- a CDS encoding DegT/DnrJ/EryC1/StrS family aminotransferase → MIPMVDLKTQYRNLRGEIDGGLLEALEKTQFILGPNVADFEREAAAYLGAKHAVAVASGTDALHLALLAAGIGPGDEVVTSPFTFIATAEAIRYVGAMPVFADIDPGTFNLDPSKVEAALTPRTRAVLPVHLFGQPADMAAIGEICRKRGLLVVEDCAQSFGAAAGGRMTGTFGLLGAFSFFPSKNLGCYGDGGMVTTDSPELAENVRMLRNHGSKVRYHHSVIGFNSRLDELQAVVLRVKLKRIDSFNEGRRRVARLYSGRFTGTPVVPPAEDGRGTHVYHQYTVLTERRDAVMKALAGREIASAVYYPVPLHKQEVFAAECRGLSLPVAEETASRCLSLPIFPEMTDAQANEVADAVLGAV
- a CDS encoding Gfo/Idh/MocA family oxidoreductase — protein: MRKIRAAVVGVGYLGRFHAEKYAELPDAELVAVVDIDRGRCEELARKLGTRAFVDYREVIDRVDAVSVVVPTQHHHEVAKEFLESGVHVLLEKPIAATLEEADDLVRIAGQKGVVFQVGHLERFNPVVLALDGVLRRPRFVESVRIAPFKPRGTDVNVVLDLMIHDIDIIRTIVGSEVKTIHAVGAPVFTGEEDIANARIEFENGCVANVTASRISLKSERKTRIFQADAYVSVDFQNRKLLVARRGEGEMMPGVPNVLVEEKSFEPGDALREEISSFLRSVATGAPPKVSGRDGRMALEIALMINKNFLKVSP
- a CDS encoding enolase C-terminal domain-like protein; this translates as MNMSAKGKSGRVPVVTGMQVIPVAGRDSMLLNLCGAHGPFFTRNVVLLSDSSGRTGAGEVPGGEGIRRTLEKVKPLVVGRPIGAFNDIVNGVRSRLTGGGAAAVRSIVHEVASEGEAAVLAQPHEINLRADNVLTAIEAALLDLLGQFLEMPVAALLGAGQQRDAVKMLAYLFYIGDRGRTDLPYHADPGAGDGWLRLRNEPALTPGEIVRLAEAAHERYGFADFKLKGGVMDGASEMEAVAALARRFPGARVSLDPNGAWSLDEAVRICRGRQDVLAYAEDPCGPENGYSGREVMAEFRRAAGIPTATNMVATDWRQMGHSVRLDAVDIPLADPHFWTMQGSVRLAQVCQEWGLTWGSHSNSHFDISLAMFTHVAAAAPGRITAIDTHWIWQEGRERLTREPFRIAAGMVEVPKKPGLGVEIDMGRIGEAHELYRKVGAGARDDAAAMRILIPGWSYDPKRPSMVR